The genome window ACCTATATTGGCGGATTCGTACTGCAAGTACTTGAGCAGCATGTAGAAGCCCGATGTGACGATCGCCGCCGAGTACGGAGCGATCCAGTAGATCCAGTCGTATTGTTGAAATGTGGCGAGCACCGTATTCGGTCCCAGCGTACGCGCAGGGTTGAGCGAGCCTCCGGTGTAGTTGGTGCCAGCCAAttcggccaagaagagaGCAAGGCCGATGCCGACAGGCGCAAGGAACGTGCCTCGGTGCTTCTCGGCGGCAAGCAAGAAGATCGCCAGGATCAGCTGGCTCGTCAAGAAAAATTCAAACAAGAATCCTTGCACGACGCTCGTACCGTTGGCCAGCGTAGTTCGCGCGTTGAGACGGCCAGGTAGCAGGCCgtcagcaagcgcagcagcggcgatACCACCAGCGAATTGGGCGATGGTCAAGTGAACCAGCTGGAGCTTTCCCAAAGTTCCCGTCAAAAACAACGCCAGGGTAACCGCCGGATTGAAGAGGCCACCAGAAACACGGTAGAACGTCCAAGCGTTGACCGCGAGGGagaagccgaagccgagcgaGGAAAACAACAACGCCGACGTGTCCACCGGTGCGTTCTGCGCGAGCGACGTAGCCTCACTATCTCTCTGCGtggcagcttgagcgttgGATGCCTGGCTGGCAATGATGAACGAGAACAAGAGGAACAAAACCGTACCGATAAACTCGGAGACGAACGCAATCACATTATTTTTGAGCACGAGCCGACGTCGAAGTGCAGCGCGGTAGTGATGTCGATGTTTGTGCTCGGTTTGGTCGACCTGCATGAACGATGGCAGCTGCTCTTCGATCATGCTGCTCTCGCGCCGTTCGAGCATAGTGGGCTGCTCCTGCGTGCGGTCGCCGAGCGAAAACATGGATGGCTGTGCTACCATCTCACGCACATTGCTATCTCCGCTTGGCACCGGAGCGCCAGTGCGAGCCAGTGCGAGACCCGACTGGTGCTCTTCGCGCTTGCGTGCGCCATGAACTAAAGTAGTGTCTGTGCAACCGCGATCAGCTTGACACATGTGCGTCGGTTGCTTGCCTCCTACATTGTAGACGCCGctgccagcagcaggaggCTTGGGATTCGCTGTGAATGTCAGCCGTTGCAAATAGGTGAAAGATCGATCATCAGTCTTGAGACCTGTACCGCGTTGCCCGCCACTCCAATGAACTCTCTCTGCCACTCGCGAATGCAGAAGCGTACTCACTCATGTTGGTGGTGCGAGAAAGCTGCTGTGGCTTTTGGATGGTGGTCATTTTGAGGTTGATCCTGGAGCTATCCTGAGGATGCTTTGTGGGAATATGTTGGGCTGTGCTTGCAATCCAACGATGATGGGGGCCAGCGCGAGAGGCGTGCGCTTTGCGATACGTTGAGCACggagcgtcttgagcgctgcTCTCAAGGGAGGGTCAAAGGGTCGAGGTGACTTGGAGGTAGGGAGAGATCGAGTGGTTAGAAGCCAGCAAGTCGTCGAAGCTCTCACATTCAGAAGGACGGATGAAAGGCGGAATTCTCAGTCGAGACGTTGACCTACGATCTGGCAACCAGCCAAGCTCATGGATCAGTAAGTGACGACAGACTTTTGCTGCTTCCGACCGGCTTGAATTTGCTGttcctcttgctcgctcgatTCAGCACGTAGAGAGACTGACGAGATGGCTATTCATGATTGCCAGGGACCTTGAGGCATCACAGATTCGACCACATCCTCGCTTGTTGCAGCATAGCCGACATGGCCCAGTTTGATCGCTACTTGTGCGCGGTTGTTTTCGATGCCGGTTCAGAAGCTGGACAGACACACCCAAGACATGAATCGCCAAGCTACATATGGTGGTACGCTACACACACGGCGCAAGGCCTGCTCGAGGCGTTATCATCTGGAATCGGCACAAGCCAACCAAGAACGAGCATCAAGATGAGCGTGCCACCCAAGATTACCTCACCCGCCAAACGAGGTGCGTGTTGACAGCCATGCTAATGTGTTCAAACACGAAAGAGAAGCGATCACGCATTCTCTTGCATCtttcacgaatcgtgaatcacgaatgttgctCGATCAGTCAATGCTTCGCAAACAAGACTCAGGCCGAGTGCGGAGTACTCAACGTTTTTTGGGATTGTGTCTTCCCATTGATCAACATCATACCCAACTGCTTGTGCTTTTCCTCGGCGCTTCGTGCTGGATATCAGCTGCTCTCCAAATCTCGAATGTGGCTCCAACTCACAGACAGATTCCGCACACCCAAACACCGCACGCCGTAGTCGGCTGCGAGTTacgtcactcgtgactttttTGTtgttgattcgtgattgtttgacagctgcatcgtgcatgcaCTCtgcactcaccactcacgcTTCGACCCAGAACAGCCGCGCGATGCTATTTTTAGGCCTCTCTGAAACAAGCAAGCCGCTAGACGATCCGTCCAAACATGTCTTCGCATTCACAAATCCGCGTGcgccaaggccaagcaaTCATCTGCTGACACACGCCTCGTGAGGCCACGCGTATCGCTCTGCCACACCAACCCACGGCGACCAATTGAGTGCGCTTTACAAGATAGAGTCAATGGTGGAAAGGTTACATGTGGCAAACTGAGACTCTCGAGATCATTTCTGTCCCGCGCCAGCAAGCAGATCCCTGCCCTCGGCAGCATCTTGCCAGCTGCCTTCACCGGCTGAGCCGGCTCCAGATCCGCCCGAGGGACTttcgtcttcatcctcgatgTCGACAATGGCTGCAGTTGCGGCTCCACTATTCTGCTGAGTGTCAGGACCAGTGCGTGCGGCGTCtacgtcgtcgtcttcctcggcgTCATCGTCGTGTAAGGCAAATCTGcgatcgccatcatcatcatcatccaGGTCGTCACGGTATGGCTCGTCCGTGCGTCCACGACCAAGCAAACCGCGACCGGCAGAAGCTTCTGCGGCctgatcctcgtcgtcgtcggaaCCCTCAGCAAACGCATCATACAGCTCCTTTGTCCTGCGCGACTTCTCACCGCGTCGCGATCCGCGTCCGTCATCATCCAAATCGCCCATAGCCACCTCTTCGTCGTTGGCCAGCGACTCGTaaccaccatcaccactgccgcctcgtcctcctccaccactgCCACCGCGACGCATCTTGCGTTTCCTCATCACAAAGAACGCCGCGAGTGATCCGGCAAAGATGATCACCAACCCGCCAGCTACAATCACCCAACTGCTGTTTTTCTTGAGTCCTGAAATGTAGCCGGTATCCGCTTCGGGCTGCACCGCGATCGGAACGCTGCCGTTGTGGTTGGTAAAATCGACGTGAGACTCTCCTTCGGCGATGCCATGGTTAGACGGAAGATGATCGGTAGGCTTCTTGAGTTTTGCTGAAGATGTGTAGCTGGGAGGTAGCTTGATGATCGTTGTCTCGGGTGCGGCGGGCAGCTTTTCGTGGTACTCGATCGAGTCTTCGGGGAAGTTCCACGGCACCGCTTTGGACGGATCGATGGATTCTCCCCACAGTGACATGCTCCATGCGTAAATGTTGCCTACTCTGTTGGGATGCGCTGGATCGAACACACGAAGCTTCCACTCGCCAGTGGGCGACTCACCCCAGTGCTTGAGCGTCATGAAGGACCAACCAGGGAAACCTGTCGTCGCGTCATCGTAGCGTCTCGAcctcgccaaagccgacTTGGTGCCATGCGGAGagatgagctcgacgttgacATCACCTCGACGCTGGTGGGTGATCCAGACACGAACCGTGACGTGCTCAACGGAGGCCAGATTGGCTCCCTTGAGGTGGTCTTCGGTGACGGTGTACGTGGATTCGGTGCCAGACTGTGTGATGAGCGTCTCTGTTGCCGGTAGCGTAATGTTGGGCGACTCGTACCAAGCTTGCGGATTGACAAGCTTGTGACGCTTGGCTTCTTGAACAAACTGGTAAGCGTCGAGGAGACCGTAACCGTACTTGTGGTTGAAATGATGACCTGCTTGCGTCTGTTGCCAATCAGGATCTTCTGGGTTGAACTTGACGGCGCTGCGCACAGCAATGTGCTGCACATCGCGCCACGTCAGCTCGGGTCGGACGCTGAGACCAAGTGCGATGACACCGGCTGCCaaaggagcagcagcgctggtACCTCCGTGCGAACCGGTGCATCGATTGACGCCGTTCCAGGCGACATCGGTAGTATGAATATGATCACCACTTCCGGAGCTCCAGCTGGTAGCGATGATGGCCGAGCACATCTCCGAGTACCACGGGTGTTGCCCCTCGCGGTCGACGGCAGCAATGGTCATGGAATAGATCGAGTTGGTGTAGCCATCAAAGTTACACTGATCATCCGAGGCGCCTCCGTTTCCGCCGGCAAAGACAAAGACGCTACCCTTGCCGTCTCGTCCGTTTTGCACACCATTGAGCATCGCCTTGGCAATGAGACCTTTGGGCGCGTCCATGCTGCGACCGTCGTCGGGTGGTCCCCAACTGCAGCTATAAATGTCGTTTTCCTGATAGGCATAGTTGAGCGACgcagcttcgtcgacgtccGAGATGGGCCCTGAAAGGATACGAACGCCAGAGACTTTGGCCTCATACGCGACACCGACACCGCAAACATCGTTCTTGACGGCAGCGATCTCACCAGCACATCGTGTGCCGTGCTGATCGTCACTCTCTCGCGGCTCGGGGAGCTCTGTGTGCGAGTTGAAGTCGTAACTGCCCGGTGCGTAGAAGTTGTCCCTAAGGTCGGGGCTGTGCATATCGAGGCCATCATCGATGAGGCACACTTTGATGCCTTTACCTAGAATGCCCTGTTCCCAAATTGCGGTCACATTGAGGTCGTTGCCCGTCTTGCGATCGTTGGCAAGATGCCACTGATCGGTGAAGATGGGATCCTTGATATCGAACTTGGACATCAGATCGGCCGTCTTGGCAGTCGGGATCATGGGTGGTCGAGGTGAGGGATCCGCCGATCTCAGACGAAAAGGCCAGCCGTCGACTGCTGGTAGTGGATCACGAAGTTCGGGGTATAGATGTGGCATCTCTGATGGATCATAGATGACGTTGCGCTTATGACGCCGCCTGACCTCTTGACGCTCAACAGCTTTTATTGACAGTGCAGCAGTGTGCTGACGCTTTGAGAGGTTGTACGTTGTGATAAATCCGGGCTCTCGGGCTGAGCGACGAATACGAGACCAACGCTGTAAGACGGGGTCCTGCGACTCGGGGACATCGGGTCGTGCGAGtgaagccgaagccgatgccgatgacgaggttCCGGCGCCGCCACGCTTTGCTCGTGTGTCGCTGAGCTCTGGGAAGGGCTTCTCTGATCGCACGAGCCAGTGGTTTTGCAATTCACCTGCTCTTTCGACAAATTCGGCACCCAGCGCCTCTGCAATTGCGCGCGGGTCTGGCTGCTCGCCTGAGCGAGCGTGCACCTCGATTACATAGTAGTGATGAGTATCGTACGACCGTTTTGCGGGCAAGGGGACGGAGCGCTTCTGATGCGACCATGGATGGAGTGTTGAGcgcttgtgctgctgtgtgaCGCGTTGTGGTGCTCCTTCATCCGAGCAGGTCGTAGCAGCAAGGGAGCTGTTCGCGTAAGCATTAGGCTGCGCAGCCGACACTGTGAGAAAGGTGCCGAGAAGGAGCAAGAGGGAGCTGGATAGCTTGATGGCTTTCATGGTTGGCGAAAACGAAAGGAGCCTGTAGAGCAGAAGCGACAACCTGGCAAGCGTTCCTCTCGACGATTATGTAGACTGAGAGGGCGAGATGAGTTACTCGACTGCACGAGACAGATCTGAGCGCTACCGCGTTGGTCTGAAGCAATGTCGATCGATGCCAAAGTGGCCGAAATAGCTTGAAGATGAAGAGCTATCACGATCTGTGCGACATGAGCGAGCACCAATGAAGGAGGGAGGTGGCGTTCGTCTGGAAATGAACCCCTTGATGGCCGAGAGACGGAGGGAgctgtcgagatggacagGTCGTAGATTGAGTTGAAGGATGAGAAGAACAAGACGATCTAATCGTGTGCGAGGAACCACAAAGtgagcaatcacgaatcaatcGAGAGActcagagtcgtgagtctcaAGACTTGTGACACGCTTTGAGGTGGCCTGTGTGGCGTGTGGTGTGAGCTGAGCTGGAAATTCAGGGTTCGCCGCGTACGTTTCTTTCTATCTTTTGGCTGGCGTGAagcacagtcgtgagtagaATATCTGAGGGAAACCCAAAAAATtgccaactcgtgacttgtgagtggtgacagtcacgagttgtgtGTGTGGTCGAGTGTGTCCTGTGTGTGAtacaattcgtgattgtgaattgtgaattcGAATCCGAGCTGGCAGTTGAGCGGCAAAGCTAGGTTTTAAGCGCCTCACGAGAAGCAAGAACCCCCTTGCGATTCTTCTGCAGCCAGCCAGCTgtccaatcgtgaatctgctCGAATTGCTCACAaaagcagtcacgagttggcacatcgcctcgcctcgcctcgcgGTATGGTTGTTTCAATCACGCTGATCTGTCAGGGCGTTGCTTTAACTTGTGATTCGAACactgtgactgttgctGCGGTTGTCTGCAAGGGTTTTGCGCATCGTCTGTCCAGTGCTTTCGACTTGCTTTGCTCCTCTCGATCGTTCATCAcacacattcgtgattcgtgattcgtgattcgtgattcgtgattcgtgattcgtgattcgtgattcgtgattcgcgattcgcgattcgatTTGAGAAGGCTACGTTCGATGAGAGCGAATCTATCGATCCCGCCCGATCTTCTGTACTGTCTCAGCCCCGATGCCACGCTCAATTTCCCCTAGCGAGCTGCTCCTATCATGTGTCTACACAGAGTCAAGCGTCAATA of Mycosarcoma maydis chromosome 7, whole genome shotgun sequence contains these proteins:
- a CDS encoding uncharacterized protein (related to aquaporin) is translated as MTTIQKPQQLSRTTNMTNPKPPAAGSGVYNVGGKQPTHMCQADRGCTDTTLVHGARKREEHQSGLALARTGAPVPSGDSNVREMVAQPSMFSLGDRTQEQPTMLERRESSMIEEQLPSFMQVDQTEHKHRHHYRAALRRRLVLKNNVIAFVSEFIGTVLFLLFSFIIASQASNAQAATQRDSEATSLAQNAPVDTSALLFSSLGFGFSLAVNAWTFYRVSGGLFNPAVTLALFLTGTLGKLQLVHLTIAQFAGGIAAAALADGLLPGRLNARTTLANGTSVVQGFLFEFFLTSQLILAIFLLAAEKHRGTFLAPVGIGLALFLAELAGTNYTGGSLNPARTLGPNTVLATFQQYDWIYWIAPYSAAIVTSGFYMLLKYLQYESANIGQDSDDTKQVFKDTYGNVVGVLETMAASEFSFVSQVAPPAEAEIQALVNIDPSKPALTAARTKMPTQNQKAAANLGPATVHNNLA
- a CDS encoding putative serine-type endopeptidase, with the translated sequence MKAIKLSSSLLLLLGTFLTVSAAQPNAYANSSLAATTCSDEGAPQRVTQQHKRSTLHPWSHQKRSVPLPAKRSYDTHHYYVIEVHARSGEQPDPRAIAEALGAEFVERAGELQNHWLVRSEKPFPELSDTRAKRGGAGTSSSASASASLARPDVPESQDPVLQRWSRIRRSAREPGFITTYNLSKRQHTAALSIKAVERQEVRRRHKRNVIYDPSEMPHLYPELRDPLPAVDGWPFRLRSADPSPRPPMIPTAKTADLMSKFDIKDPIFTDQWHLANDRKTGNDLNVTAIWEQGILGKGIKVCLIDDGLDMHSPDLRDNFYAPGSYDFNSHTELPEPRESDDQHGTRCAGEIAAVKNDVCGVGVAYEAKVSGVRILSGPISDVDEAASLNYAYQENDIYSCSWGPPDDGRSMDAPKGLIAKAMLNGVQNGRDGKGSVFVFAGGNGGASDDQCNFDGYTNSIYSMTIAAVDREGQHPWYSEMCSAIIATSWSSGSGDHIHTTDVAWNGVNRCTGSHGGTSAAAPLAAGVIALGLSVRPELTWRDVQHIAVRSAVKFNPEDPDWQQTQAGHHFNHKYGYGLLDAYQFVQEAKRHKLVNPQAWYESPNITLPATETLITQSGTESTYTVTEDHLKGANLASVEHVTVRVWITHQRRGDVNVELISPHGTKSALARSRRYDDATTGFPGWSFMTLKHWGESPTGEWKLRVFDPAHPNRVGNIYAWSMSLWGESIDPSKAVPWNFPEDSIEYHEKLPAAPETTIIKLPPSYTSSAKLKKPTDHLPSNHGIAEGESHVDFTNHNGSVPIAVQPEADTGYISGLKKNSSWVIVAGGLVIIFAGSLAAFFVMRKRKMRRGGSGGGGRGGSGDGGYESLANDEEVAMGDLDDDGRGSRRGEKSRRTKELYDAFAEGSDDDEDQAAEASAGRGLLGRGRTDEPYRDDLDDDDDGDRRFALHDDDAEEDDDVDAARTGPDTQQNSGAATAAIVDIEDEDESPSGGSGAGSAGEGSWQDAAEGRDLLAGAGQK